The Hordeum vulgare subsp. vulgare chromosome 7H, MorexV3_pseudomolecules_assembly, whole genome shotgun sequence DNA window GTACTCAAAAGGCCTAGCTTTTACTTTGGAtctaaaacagtagcaaaaataatataaaaaataaaaaatggaatCAAAGGTTATGTTTGTCTTTCCTTTGAATTCCTGTCTAGGGTCCTACTTAGTTCTCCCTATCCTTCTGCTtgatctcatctcatgcatcttcAGGTATTCAAGACAACCCACATGTTCATTAGCCATTTTCTCTCTAGAATTCTACTTCTCCCTACATAGATTTGCAGCCTTGGTTCTTCAAGATTATGACTCTATATCCCGAGGAGAACGTAGTAGAGTATCGTGATCGGGAGCGCCACCAGCATTCCAAAAATAACCCTGAGAATTTCAGAAACATAAATTCAAACTTTAGTAAAACAAAACTGGTTTAGTTTTACTCATCAGATAGTATATACTATTAGCAAAAGATTGAGGATGCGATGGCTAGCTTACGCTGTGCTAAGTATTTGAGGATGGCAGTTATACTCCTTGGCAAACACGAATGGAACAATTCCTTGTGGAAGTGCTGCCTGTTAATCAATCACACATTCAAAAATAAAAGCCTTGATCTCAATACATTCCGCATTACTCAGAATCATTATTATCAGCGAATTAAATTGGCTATGCTTTGTAGGTAAATTTTGATTATGATATGGGTTTAGTTTCCATGCCAACCTGAACAATGGCAACATGTAGGAGCACTCCCCGGAGCCCAACGGCGATGGAGGTGGCTGCGATCACCGCCGGACCCGTCAAGAACCTCACCGCCATCGCGAACGTGGCCACAGACTTCCCGCAAGAGATGATCTTGGGTTGCAGAGCCATGAAGAGACCTGGGTCAGTTGCATAGGTTACCGTTAGGACTTCTTGGAGCAAATGAGAAACGGAAGTGTATAGACCTGTCGTTATGAATAGACAATAAAATGTCAACTCTGTACCTAAGCTGAACATAGCCATCCCTAGCCCTGCATCAGACAGGATGGATATGGATCCCTTGATTATTGTAGGCatctgaatgttccacctgagaagAGAAAATTCAGTTGATATAAATAAATTAGCATTTGCATTGCACCATGAATGTGATGAGAGACCCAAAGCTGTAGGTGCATGAAGGatatgcatgtgccactctctcctAAAAATGCCCGGTGCTTCCTCTGAAGTTTCCTCCAGATGCAAAATAAATAGTAGTACAATGATATGGATGCAGATACCATCTGTACGTACAGTGTACACACGGTGTGTCCTGCTCGTGCATCAGCCGTAGATCGCTAGATGAGAGTACATATTGTTACTGGTCATCATGCCATGTGTGCAAGTGCAACCGATCTCGAACTCTATGGATGGAGACAAACACGGCATCCGCATGCAGTTGATTTTCTagatttgctctgctgctacaggGCTTCAGGTCAGGCCTTGCATACGACCTGCATCTGCAGCTGCATGCATGTGCCGGCCGGCGGACCAGATCCAAGACCGACGTGATTATCATGTGCTCTCACATGCatccatgcaacaattataagcaATCTATCCATCATTAGCGTATAGTTGATGGAGAAAGAGCAATGTCAATCCACACCCTCGATCGAATCCAGTTTAGCAAACTAACATGTTTTTTGTACGCAAGCAGTTCTGTGttctgatgcatgcatgcatgagtgaGTGAATTGATGGACATGGACGGATGCAGTTTTGTGACAAAGTGGTGATGGGATTGTGATGGACGCGTGTACCTGAAGGAGACGAGTGACCAGACGAGGCCGATGAGGCTGGAGTAGGTGTTGGGGTTGCGGATGAGCTTGCGCCACACCATGATGAGGATGAGCCGGGTCATCACGCTCGCCGGCGGCATCGGGTGCGCCGCCTCCTCCAGCCCGGGCACGTCGGCGCCCTTCTTCCGCGGCGCCACGTAGGGGGACCCCGACACCGGGAACTTGGCACCCAGCCCCGTCGCCGGGCTCTTCATCATGCCGTCCTCGATCTCCACCTCCACCGCGTCCTTCTTCGTCACCGGCGTCACCGTGCCGCTCACGCCTGAAGGTCGATCGACGCGTGCACAAGATACGTGCAGTGTGTGTCATGGAGTGatgcatatggttgagaaacCCTGATTTGGGCGGAGCTAGGAATCGCGTACGTACGTGTTTGTAACGTACCTCTGGGCGTGGCGCCGTCGCGCGGCGTGGCTGCcgccggcggcgcggcggcgaagTCGGTGGACGCGGCGTGGTTGACGGCGTTGCGGAGGTTGGCCTCCGACACGGGCGACGCGCTGGAGCTCCACACGAACATGTGCAGCTCCTTGTTCGAGTTGGAGTTGGAACCCCCAAGCTCCTTCTTGCTATTACCACATTATTATCCCAATGCAAGGAATCCACAAGTCaactcaagatcatccaacacaaGATCCAAACAAGAACTAAAGACAATTaattattcatgttcatggttgcGTTTGGGCCGGTGTTAGTGACACGTACCGTGGCGCCGGCATCGTCATCATGCCGGGGTTGGGAGCGGGGTACggcgccgccgcctcgccgcccTTGAACTTGTTGGCCACCTGCTCGTCGAGGCCCTGCCCGCGTGCACCGGGCGTGCCGGCGACGGGGGGCTGTCCCTTGGGGCTGGCCAGCTTGCTCCCGTTGAACATGGAGTAGAAGTCGGACTGGTTGAAGCTGGACTGCCGCGGCGTGGGCTCCCGCGACGTCTGCAGCGAGTAGATCTCCACGCCCGTGAGGTTGGACGCGCGCGGCGTCATGGCGTTGGACGCGCCGCGGTAGATCCCGGAGCGCCCTGCGCCGCCGGTGGTGGACCCCGACGCGGACCGCCGGATGACGACGTGGACGCGGCCGTCGCGGCCGACCTCGGCGTCGGCGTGCAGCGCCTCGCGGCCGTTGAGCGAGACGACGTCGGAGTCGACGCGGAAGGAGGCGATGCTGGCGCCGACGTCGGGCGGGAACTGCTCGGAGATGAGCGCCTTGGCGCCGCGGTACTCGAAGAGGAAGAGCATGAGGGTGTACCAGATGACGCTCTGCAGCACCACGATCTGCACCATGAGCGACCCCGAGAAGTCGCCGTACATGGCGCGCAGCAGCGGGATGCCCATCACCAGCGTGTTGGGCAGCGTGGCCAGGGAGAAGAGCGTGATGGTCCAGTCGAGGGAGGAGGCCTCGCCGGCCTCGGTGCCGCCGCGGCAACGGTACCGGGACAGCACGTTGTGCCACACGGCCAGCGCTGCCAGGATGACCAGCTTCTGCAGCGAGTCGGCGGCCAGGAACCGGTAGTCCATGGCGTAGGGGTCGTTGGTGGAGATGAAGTGGAAGGAGAGGAGCGGCACCGCGAACACGGCCACGAAGCGGTTGATCCCGGAGCACTGGTCGGGGGTGAAGATGCCCCACCAACGCACCGAGCCGTACGCCATGAACATGGCCACGTACAGCGGCACCACCGCCGCCAGCACGTCGTAGATGTCCTTCCCGGTGATCATCGCGCCTGATGATCGACCTACCTAGCTACTGGCTAGATGTATATATGGATCCCGACGTACGTACGGGTTGCTCTTGGGATCGATCTCGTTTCTGACTGGGGATCGATCGATCGATGTATCCAGGGGCGGTGACGTTAAGAGTGTGCGGAGAGAAGTAGAAGGGTGGCTATATAGGACTTTGAAATGCTACTTGTTAATTAAGTAAGTAGTAAGTGGCACGTAGTACACTACACTGGGCTTAGATTATGCTAACTAAGCATGGTGCATGTGTGCGGGGAAAGATTCCATGCTAGGGGACAAGCCACCTACACTTGCACGCATTCATTCAATTCAATTGGTTTTTGTTTAGCCAATTTCGTTTTGCTCTTGCGGACGGTGATCATCAGTGTAAACACTTCTAGTACTAGCTAGGTAGGCTGTCTACGAGACATGAACACTAGGCTGGCTGGTTCGAAGAACCAAGCTGGTTTTTCTCGGGACTGGTGGCAGCTGGAGCGACACTCTTCATCGGTGATCCGGCATGACTAGATCACCGGAGAAGAGGGTGTCGGTGCATGGCTCTGAACGGCGATGTATTCGACATCAGACACGTACAGCGGCAAGGGTGTTATGTCAGCTTTTCTTTGTATTTTGTTCGGGGTGGCGTTACCTCAATGTAAGAATAATGTTCTTCACACGTTATTTCCATTCGGTTGGTGTGCATTGCCTCATGGAGGGTGTGTAGAGCCATGTTTCCGGTGGATCAAAGTTGATTTACCAATGAGCCACGAAATGCTATGGTTCTTCTATATGATTTCTGAATTTATTCAGACGTAGTTCGTCAAGATCGCTCCAAGGTGTTGGTCTTTGATTAAAAAAGTAAATGCTTGAGCTTGAGAAGCTTTGGTCCATACCTCTTTTTTTTATCCCCTCGAACAAATGGAAATGATTGAAGTTTTTATATTTGAAATCGTTTTAGGCCTAATTCATATTACTTTTAGTATCGGATCAGTTTAGGCTTCTTGTGGATCCACCTGCATTCGGGCGGTTTTGTGGTCTTCAGAGTTTCTAAAACCCTTATTAGCGTTTCGTTTCCGCAGGGGCGACGATTTGGTTCATAGATCGCGGCCGCTACCATCTCTTGATCTGCATTGATAACTTTCAGATCACTGCTTCTACAAGCTCTTGGGTTTCAAAAAGTTTACTCTGCAAAAGGATATACCTACAGGCGGCCTCGAGCTAAGCTCACTCACGCCACCAGTGGATGCCGGAGGAAAAGACTTCGGCATGGGCAAGATTTTGAATGTATTTTTTTTTATATAAAAGAACATGTGATACTAAATATATAGTCCTAGGTATTTAGAAAAAAACAAGTTGTGATACATAATATATGGTCCTGGCATTCTAAAAAACTTTGAGATTCATATTTTCGTTGCCAAATTTTGTCTTTCTTCAAAGCATTATCGTAACGTTTCattgtgtttctctcttgttTCAAAGTGCATATTTATCATGTGCTGGTAATAGATAAGAGTGCACTTATTTCAGATTGAATTTACTGACACACAACGATACACAATTGAAACATTTTGATACATGTTGAAACAAGGAAATAAACTGATGTCCAGGGGACAAGGCGCGTACACTTGACGCGGTGATCTGGTTGGAGCCAAGCAGCTCCATGTGTGAATCAAGAGATGGATCTGATTGATGGATGGCCGGACACAAGACCGGAGCCTCTAGATACCACTTGCCTTGGCAGATAACATAGCAAGGTAGGTAGACGCCCAGATACGACATTACGAGCGTGCATGCATGAAATTGCCAGGTACGTAGGGCCCCGTGAGCCGGGCAAGTCATGTAGATTGATTGTAGAGTCACGCGCAACCTTCAAAAAGTCTAGGGCCCGTGCATGCATGATTGCCCGCGTCTGTTTAGCCGAGAATGGAAAAGGCGTGGCTTGGCTTGGCTTGGCTTGGTTACCCCGATGATCCATGTGGGTGAGGGCAGATTTTGCACCTTCTTGGATCAACCTGGTCCCGAGAGCACGGACGAGAGACTGAAACTGTTGTTTCGATTTGGTATAAGTACCACCTGACTGCAATTTGTTAGTCCTTGTGAACGTCGGGAATCGTCGATGCGACGTTGAGGTCCATGTGAAAATTTACATTTTGATGGCTCCATGGATGAACAAGCCATACGGGAATTCACAGGAGCATGCACCTGTCAAGTCGTGTCCGACCGCCCGATTGCCTCGCGATCGAAGTAGTTAGTGTTAGATTGATTTCTTTATCCAATGGGTCCAACGGtccattggaccttgactcacgccctgatcgggggcgtccagcccaagtaaggctggtgagcccctgtcgcgcagtgctatatatagaggaggtggggactATGGCACGGGTaacgaggttcgccgccgccactggttccccactctctagccctaatccgatccagaggatagcactgaagcgatggaaagtccatcaccgccactaccggatctctctccttccccaccgtcgtcatcacctcaCGACGGTAGccggagggagctcatcgagtaCGGGATAAGGTAACATACCACTACTctcaccgaacacatctagccttgtcgatccacaggatctatcaatggtatcagagccacgaggCTTTTGATGTGTTCTCGGTTCAAATATGTACAAGAAAGCATTCCCCTCCCCGATATGAACCCAAGAAAGGGAAAGGCACCGAGGATGGCTACGGCCACATCGGCAAAGtagcgccgccgcaaggccgcgcctgttcctctcgatccccacacgcatcggcaagccgaggtgtggggaagaagaacctaccttCTCAAAGGCAAAGTATTGATCTGAAAAGATCCAAAAGGAAAACAAAGAAAGGATCTGATTAGAtccaaaagcaaaagaaaaaaacaaaagatcGGATTGGATCCGAAAGAGCAAAAAAAAAGAGGGGGAAATGCAAAGAAAAGGCCTACACCCCAACCGGGGCAAAGGGCACCACCACCGCGCCCTTGACGGTGGCGCGTTCACCTTGAAGGTGCTCGCGCGCGCCGGCAAAGGAACGGAGGTGGAGCCACCATCTCATGCTGTTGCGGGACACCCTGCAcgtaaagaaaagggaaaagaggcACCATGGCCAACCCACTCGACGGCAGCGCGCTCACCACCAAGGAACGCGCAACCGGCGAAAGGGAAGACCACGGCGCCGCAAGTTATTGCTCAGCCGGCGCTCTGTCTCTCTCTAGGAagtagaagggggaggaggggctggTCGAGCAAGGTAAAAGGGAAGAAGATGAACCGGCTGTGTGGGGGCTTAGCCCCACGCCGGCGGCCAGATCTGGGCTCTCCTCGGCGGGGCAAGAAAACCACCGCGCGAGGGAGTGCCGAGAGAGGCAAGAAAAGGGGGAAGGGGTCTCGCGCGGCTTGCGTGGCACGCGGTGGCATGGCCGTCGCCGGCGGCCGGCGTAGCTCCTCCCCATAGAGAGCCACGGTGGCCGGATCCCTGGCAACGTGGTGGCCGCGCGAGGCGCATGCAGCTGCCAGAGAGGACCGGGTAGCGCGCGATGGGGAACGCCCTGCTCGAGATCGAGCCAGAGGCGCGGCGCATGCACGGGCTTGCGGGAGGAGCCGGCCACCGTGCAGGGGCCGCTCGAGAACGAGCAGAGGAGAGCGGCGCTCGCAGGGGGAAAATGGGATTAGGGTTGCCCTCCCCAGCCGGCCCgtatgttgggaaacgtcgcaagggaaacaaaaattttcctacgcgcacgaagacctatcatggtgatgtccatctacgagaggggatgtgtgatctacgtacccttgtagaccgtacagcagaagcgttagtgaacgcggttgatgtagtggaacttcttcacgtccctcgattcgccccgcgaaccgtcccgcgatcagtcccacgatctagtgccgaacggacggcaccaccgcgttcagcacacgtacagctcgacgatgatctcggccttcttgatccagcaagagagacggagaggtagatgagttctccggcagcatgacggcgctccggaggttggtggtgatctaatctcagcagggctccgcccgagctccgcagaaacgcgatctagaggtaaaactgtggagatatgtggtcgggctgtcgtggcaaagtttgtctcaaatcagccataatacctcagtatatataggagggagggaggggaggaggcagcctcaaaccctcaaggtttggccgaaatttgaggtggaggagtcctactccaatcctacttggagtaggattccaccttcccacttgaaaactctttccaccttgtgtttttcccttctccaaccttatgggccttagtgggaacttattccagcccactaggggctggtttatctcttcccatagcccatgagaccccttggggcgtgacacccctctcgatggtccccgtcacccctcccggcacttccggtacactatcgatgagcccgaaacttttccggtaatgcccgaaaactttccggtaaccaaatgaggtcatcctatatatcaatcttcgtctccggaccattccggaaaccctcgtgacgtccgtgatctcatccgggactccgaacaacattcggtaaccaaccatataactcaaatacgcataaaacaacgtcgaaccttaagtgtgcagaccctgcgggttcgagaactatgtagacatgaccagagagactcctcggtcaatatccaatagagggacctggatgcccatattggatcctacatattctacgaagatcttatcgtttgaaccttagtgccaaggattcatataaccccgtatgtcattccctttgtccttcggtatgttacttgcccgagattcgatcgtcagtatccgcatacctatttcaatctcgtttaccggcaagtctctttactcgttccgtaatacaatatcccgcaacttacactaagtcacattgcttgcaaggcttgtgtgtgatgttgtattaccgagtgggccccgagatacctccccgtcacacggagtgacaaatcccagtctcgatccatactaactcaactaacaccttcgtagatacctgtagagcatctttatagtcatccagttacgttgcgacgtttgatacacacaaagcattcctccggtgtcactgagttatatgatctcatggtcataggaacaaatacttgacacgcagaaaacagtagcaacaaaatgacacgatcaacatgctacgtctattagtttgggtctagtccatcatgtgattctcctcatgacgtgatccagttatcaagcaacaacaccttgttcataatcagaagaccctgactatctttgatcaactggctagccaactagaggcttgctagggacagtgttttgtctatgtatccacacatgtatataagtcttcattcaatacaattatggcatggataataaacgattatcatgaactaagaaatataataataactaatttattattgcctctagggcatatttccaacagtctcccacttgcactagagtcaataatctaattcacatcaccatgtgattccaacgagtccaacacccatatagttatggggtatgatcacgtcttgctcatgagagaggttttagtcaacggttctgaaattttcagatccgtatgttctttacaaatctttatgtcatcttatagatgctgctactatgtgctatttggaaatactccaaatatctactctactatacgaatccgtttcactactcatagttattcggattagtgtcaaagcttacatcgacgtaaccctttacgacgaactctttaaccacctccataatcgagaaaaattccttagtccatcagttactaaggataaattttgaccgctgctagtgattcaatcatggatcactctctgtacctctcaacagacttgctgcaaggcacacatcaggtgcggtactcagcatgtcatactttagagtctacggctaaggcatagaagatgaccttcgtctattctctttattctgccgtggtcgggttttgagtcttactcaaattcacaccttacaatgcaaccaagaactccttctttgctgatctattttgaactccttcaaaacttgtcaaggcatgcatcttgttgaaacttccattaagcgctttcgatctatctccatagatctttgatgctcaacgttcaagtagctcaatccaagtattcctttgaaaactcctttcaaacaaccttgtatgctttacagaaattctacattacttctgatccacaatatgtcaaccacatatacttatcagaaattctatagtgctcccactcacttctttggaaatacaagtttctcataaaccttgtacaaacccaaaatccttgatcatctcatcaaagtgtatattccaactccgagatacttgcaccagtccatttaaggatcgctggagcttgcatatttgctagtatatttaggatcgacaaaacctcatggttgtatctcatacaatgtttgctcaaggaaaccgtcgaggaaacaatgttttgacatcctacatgcaatatttcataaataatgcagcaactactaacataattctaacagacttttagcatcgctacgagtgagaaagtctcatcatagtcaactgtttgatcttgtcggaaacatctttgcgacaagtcgagcttttcttaatagtgacttatcactatcatcgcctgtcttccttttaaagatccatttttactcaattgtcctataccatcaagtagttcttccaaagtctacactttgttttcatacatggatcctctctcagatttcatggcttccagcgatttgtcggaatctgggcccaccattgctttctccataaatcgtaggttcactgttgctcaacaacatgacctccaagacagggttaccgtaccactctgtagtagtacgcgaccttgtcaacctacgaggcttgtagtaacttgatccgatgctcgatgatcaccatcatcaactttcacttcaattggtgtaggcgccacaggaacaacttcctgcgccctgctacacactggtcgaagtgatggttcaataacctcattaagttctaccaccctcccactcaattctttcgagagaaacctttcctcgagaaaggatccgtttctagaaacaaacactttgctttcagatctgagataggagatgtacccaactgttttggatatcctatgaagatgcatttatccgctttgggttcgagcttatcagactgaaactttttcacataagtgtcgaagccccaaactttcaagaaacggcagtttagatttctctaaacctcagtctatactgtgtcatctcaacggaaatacgtggtgccctatttaaagtgaatgcggttgtctctaatgcttaacccataaacgatagtggtaattcgataagagacatcatagcatgcaccataccaaatagtgtgtggctatgacgttcagacacatcatcacactatgatgttctaggtggcatgaaccgcgaaacaatttccacactgtcttaactgcgtaccaaaactcgtaactcagatattca harbors:
- the LOC123412647 gene encoding auxin efflux carrier component 2, with product MITGKDIYDVLAAVVPLYVAMFMAYGSVRWWGIFTPDQCSGINRFVAVFAVPLLSFHFISTNDPYAMDYRFLAADSLQKLVILAALAVWHNVLSRYRCRGGTEAGEASSLDWTITLFSLATLPNTLVMGIPLLRAMYGDFSGSLMVQIVVLQSVIWYTLMLFLFEYRGAKALISEQFPPDVGASIASFRVDSDVVSLNGREALHADAEVGRDGRVHVVIRRSASGSTTGGAGRSGIYRGASNAMTPRASNLTGVEIYSLQTSREPTPRQSSFNQSDFYSMFNGSKLASPKGQPPVAGTPGARGQGLDEQVANKFKGGEAAAPYPAPNPGMMTMPAPRKKELGGSNSNSNKELHMFVWSSSASPVSEANLRNAVNHAASTDFAAAPPAAATPRDGATPRGVSGTVTPVTKKDAVEVEIEDGMMKSPATGLGAKFPVSGSPYVAPRKKGADVPGLEEAAHPMPPASVMTRLILIMVWRKLIRNPNTYSSLIGLVWSLVSFRWNIQMPTIIKGSISILSDAGLGMAMFSLGLFMALQPKIISCGKSVATFAMAVRFLTGPAVIAATSIAVGLRGVLLHVAIVQAALPQGIVPFVFAKEYNCHPQILSTAVIFGMLVALPITILYYVLLGI